The following DNA comes from Caldilineales bacterium.
AACCAGGCGGTTGACGCCCACGCCCAGGCCACCCTGCCCTGGCCGCCCGAGATCGTCGTCTACGGCGAATGGCTGTGGAACGAGGACATCCGCCGCAACCCCGACTGGCCCCCCCTGCCCCCGCCCGCCGCCTCCGGCGATTTCGAGGCCCTGCTCAAGCATGTGGCCTTCGCCTCCTGGGCCTGGGACATCCCCGACCTGCCCTTCTTGCTGGCCGGCCAGCGCCAGGGGCCGGAAATCCGGCAGGGCGGCCCGGCCCACCGCGAGGTTGCCCGCCGCCTGGTGACGGGCGACGCCGCCCGTCTGCTGGCGCTGCGGCTGGAAACGCAGACCCGCTGGCTCGTCCTCAGCCATGACCTCGCCGCCGGACTGGCCGTGGCCGCTCGCCAGGCCATCATCGACGGCGACGCCGACCACCCCTTCGTCCTGGCCCTGGCCCTGCGCAGCCTGCTCACGGCTGCTGCCGACCGCGCCGCCCGGCAAGCGCTGCGCCTGGCGCCACCCGATCATCAGCCATGAACCCATCCCACCTCTACCCCGTCATCCTGGCCGGCGGTGTGGGCAGCCGTCTGTGGCCCCGCAGCCGCCGCCGCACCCCCAAGCAATTCCTCGATCTGGCCGGGACCGGCCGCACCCTCTTGCAGGCCGCCTTCGACCGTATGGCGCCGCTCGTCCCTGCCGGGCAGGTCTACGTCGTCACCAACGCCGAATACGCGGGGACGGTGGCCGCGCAATTGCCCGACCTGCCCGCGGCCAACATCCTGCGCGAGCCGGCCGCCCGCGGCTCCGCCGCCGCCATCGGCCTGGCCGCCATCCACCTCCAGGCCCGCGACCCCCAGGCAGTCATGGCCGTGCTCACGGCCGACCATCTCATCGCCGAGGACGAAACCCTACGCCAGATCCTGGTCGGGGCCGCCGAGCTTGCCCAGGAGGGCGTCCTCATCACCCTGGGCATCCGGCCCACCTATGCCGAGACCGGCTACGGCTACATCGAGATGGGCGAGGGGCTGGGCGCCTTTGGCGGCCACCCCGCCCACCGGGTGATCAGCTTCCGCGAGAAGCCCGACCAGGCCACGGCGGCCGCGTTTCTGGCTGCGGGCAACTATGCCTGGAACAGCGGCATGTTCGTCTGGCGCGTCGATGCCATCCTCTCCGAGTTCGAGCGCCAGCTCCCGCAACACCACCTGGCCCTCATCGGCCTGGCCGCCGCCCTGGGCGGAGAGGACGAGCCTGCCGCCTTCGACCGCTTCTGGCTGCCGCTTCCCGGCAACATCAGCATCGACTACGGCATCATGGAAGGCGCTCGCGGCGTCGCCGTCTTCCCGGCCGACCTGGGCTGGAACGACATCGGTTCGTGGGCGGCCCTGCTGGAAGTCCTGCCCAAAGACGAGGCCGGCAATGTGACGCATGGCCGTCACCTCGGCGTCGACAGTCGCAACGTCCTCGTCTACTCGCCCGACCGTCTGGTGGCCACCATCGGTCTGCAAGACATGGTCATCGTCGACGCCGGCGACGTCCTCCTCGTCATGCCCGCGGCCCGCGCCCAGGATGTGAAAGCCCTCCTCTCAGCCCTACGCGCCCGCGGATGGGATGAGGTGATGGAGTAGCAGGTGGCAAGTGGCAGGTGGCAGGTGGCAGGTGGCAAGTGGCAGGTGGCAAGTGGCAGGTGGCAAGTGGCAGGTGGCAAGTGGCAGGTCGCAGGTGGCAGGTGGCAGGTGGCAGGTCGCAGGTGGACGTTGACTGTTGATTGTTGATTGTTGACTGTTGATTGTTGCCCCCACTCCCTTCGGCAAACCCGCCAACCGCCCTTGTCTACTTGTCTACCTGTCTACCCCTTATCTCCACCGCGTGCCCGTAGGCATGGCGATAGGTCTCGAAGATGAGTTGGCAGAGCGAGCCACGGTCGGGCCAGGGAAACGCATCGGCATGGCGTAGGAGGTCGGGGTCGGCGCGGTCGATCAGCTGGGCGGTCTTGCGATAGATGGTGACGATGGCATCCGCCACTGCTACCATGTCGCGGCCGTCGTACACCTTGCCCACGTGCCGGTTGTGTTCGCCCACCACCGGCAGCAGCCGCAATGAGGGCGGGGCCTGGGTCTGGCCCCACTGCCGGGCGATGTCGAGCACCTGCTCGTTCACCGCCCACACATGCTCCAGCAGCTGATAGGTGTTCCACTCGCCGTGCCACGGCTCGCCCATGATCTCGGCCTCGGTCATCCCCGCCACACTGTCCATGACCTGATTGTAGACGAACAACAGCCAGCGCCTCAGCCCCTGCTTTCCCAGGCGCTCGCAACTGCCCAGGTAGGCATCCACCTCCCCCACCGCCGCGGCGTAGGCATCGTTCACCGCCCTCACCCACCCGGCCAGCGTCGCGCCGCCGTCTGCCTGGTCTGGGGATGGCGCCTTTGCCTGCCATTCGACATCGCTCAGGCGCTCCAACTGCGCCATCAGCCGCGGCGCCGTCGCCACCCCCTGCTCCATCAGCGCCTCGAAACTCAGTTCGGGGCTGATTGACGCCGGCGCCGCCGCTGACAGCGCCGCTGCCAGGGCCAGATCATCCGCCAGCCGGGCGGCCAGAACCTCCTGCGGGGAGACGCCGGCGAGGACGGGTGCAGTCCACTCTGCCGGCGAGAGGAGCGAGAGACTCTCCCACAAGGCCTGGCGGCAGGCCTGGAAGGTGGCGAGCGGGTGGGTGGAGGAGCTGGGGGAGGACATGGCTGTGCCTGCGAGAGGAGGGAAGGATAGGAGGGGCAGTATCCGGCGCGAGCGGCGCGGTGTCAAGTCCGGGGGCCTGAGTTTGTCCGCGTTAGCGAGAAATCCGGTAAGGATCGAGGCGCCGTGATCGTCTTACGGCAGGCACAGGCAATCATGCTATACTGGCCTTCTGCCCCTGGCGATGCCAATCGCCGACCTGTTTCGGAGCCGCCCCCCACCCCTCCCCAGTCTGACCGTTTTCCCGGAGTCTCGTATGTCTACCCAGCCCAATCGCCTGCCCTGGATCATCGGCGCCGTCCTTGCCGGCCTGTTTGTCTTCCTCTGCGCCCTGGTTGTCATCGTCGGCGCCGCCCTGGTTCCCTTCATGGCGCGCCGCGACAGCGCCCCCGAGACCGCGCGCGAGATGGTCATCCCGCAGCCGCAACGCCCGGCCGACGCCGCCACCCCTGCGCCCGCGCCCACCCTGCCGCCCATCGACCCCAGCACCGACCAGGAAACGGCGATCTACACCCGCATCTACGAGTTCGCCAATCCCAGCGTCGTGGCCGTGCGCACACTCGACGCCAACGCCGCGCAGCAAGCCCCCGACCTCGATCCGTTCTTCCTCGACACGGGCGAAGGTTCAGGCTTCGTCTACGATGCCAGCGGCCACATCATCACCAACCGCCATGTGATCGCCAACGCCGGCAAGGTGGTGGTCCAATTTGCCGACGGCGCCCAGGCCCCAGCCGAGATCGTCGGTTCGGACCGTGACAGTGATCTGGCCGTGCTCAAGATCGACCCGACCGGCTTCGACCTGAACCCCCTACCCATTGGTGACACCGATACGCTCAGAGTCGGCAGTCGCGTCATGGTCATCGGCAACCCCTTTGGCAATGCCAACACCCTCACCACCGGCATCATCTCGGCCCTGGGCCGACAGATCAGCCTGCCCGATTCGCAATTCACCCTGCCCGAAGTCATCCAGACCGACGCTGCCATCAACCCCGGCAACAGCGGCGGGCCGATGCTCAACGCCGACGGCGAAGTCATCGGCGTCGCCTTCATGATCCAGTCTCAATCTGGCTCCAGCGCCGGTATCGGCTTTGGCATCCCCGCCTACTTCGTCGAGCGCGTGGCCGACGCCATCATCGCCAACGGCGCCTATCAGCACCCCTGGTTAGGCGTGCGCGGCCAAAGTCTCTCGCCCTTCGCCAGCCGCGAACTGAATCTGCCGGTGGACCGGGGCGTGCTCGTGGTCGAGGCCATCGACAATGGCCCTGCCGCCAAGGCGGGGTTACGAGGCGGGGATAAGGAGGTGGAGGTCGAGGGCTTTGCCTTCACCATTGGCGGCGACATCATCACCGCCATCGACGGCCAGCCCGTGACCGTCTTCGACGACCTGCTAGCCTATCTCAGCCGCTACACCGAACCCGGCCAACAGGTGACGCTGACCATCGTGCGCGACCGTGAAACGATGGAGCTTACCGTCACCCTCGAAGCGCGGCCGACCAGCCTGGGAGAGTAGGCAAGGAAACAGGTAGACAAGTAGACAAGTAGACAAGTAGACAAGGCGTTGGCGGCGGATGGCGTTCCTTCGTTGATTGTTGATTGTTGACTGTTCTCACCGCCTCTCCAACTCGCCCCCACAGCTGGCCCGGTAATAGGCCGCTTCCTGCTCGAAGCCGGAGGCGGCCTTTTGTTTGGTTTCGTCACCGATGGCCGCGGCTTTGCCCAGCTGCTCGACCATGCCGGCCGTGCCCCAGTAGCGAGGGAGAACGAGGAGGGGGTCGCCCATCGCCCGTTCTTCCTTGCCCAGCGGGATCCAGTTATACATGCTCGGCCCACGGGCGAAGACGGTGAAGCCGAGCTTGTAGCCGGCCGCGCGCGCCACCTCCACCGTCTTCTTGGTGAAATTCCCGCCCGGCCACACGAAGACCACCGGCCGGTAGCCAACATGTTTTTCCAGGATGGGGATGGGGCCGAAGATCTCCTCGCGGATCTGCTCGATCGGTGTGCTGGGCAGCATGTAGAGATGCCGCAGCCCGTGTGCCTGTACATCCAGCCGGCCCGTGGCGTGCAACCGCTCCAGTCGCTCCCACAGCCCCGCCCGCCTGTCTGTATCGGCGATGATCCAGCCTAGCGTCACCGTCCAGTCGTATTGCTCCAGGATGGGCAGGAAATAGCCCTCGACCGTGCCCAAGCGCCGGTCGTCTACGATCAACAACAGCGATCGCTCGGGGATGCGGGCGTTTTCTTCCAGAAAGGCCGCCGCCTGCGCGGCCGTCACCGTCTGATAGCCCAGCCGCCTGGCCTCGGCCATCGTCTGGCGGAAATAGGCCGGCGATACGCCCTGCCGGCCGCCTGCGCCCACTCCCTCGCCCACGCGATGGTACATGATCGGCACAAGGATCGTGCCGGGAGGGCTGTTCTGTGGGTCCCAGCGCCGGCGCAAATAGTCGCAAACGTCATCTACATAGCTTTCGGGGCGGACGCCGCGCAGCAGATGTTTGGACGGGAACGGGATCGGCGGGGTGAGATCGCCCGCATTGGCTGGGGCGATGGTGGGGGTTGGCGAGGGGAGTGGCGTCGCTGCGGCGGCGCCAGGGGCCAAAGCGGCGCCACCAGACAGCACCGCCAGCAGACAGCCGATGGCAATGGTAGATGCAGACCGCAAGCGGTGCTTGAAGACAAGATACAAACTCATCCGTGTTGGTCTCCGTTCATTAGCGCACTTTGCCAGCCGGATCGTACAGCAGCAACCATCTAGCGATGGAACTGAGCCGCCGCCAGCGAAGCGAGCGGTGGGCTGGCCCGATGTGTCAGGCATTCGTGCTATCCAATGCCATTTTTATCGATGCTTCTGCCATTCGCAATGCCTTGAGCCTGTTTCGCTGCAACGTGTGTTGCGAGGTTCCCGGCGAGAACTTCGCCTGAGCTTTCTCGGTTCTGCCTATCATCGCCGCAAACGCACGCAAGGCCTTCTGAAAATCGTCTCGTGTGAAACTATCTGCACCGCCAGCCTCGTTGATCATGAGCGCAGAGGCAAGGTGCAACGCTTCGAGGTTGTCTTGCAGCATCATATGTTGCCACGTTCCCGGCGCCAGTTTTCGCTGTGCCTTTTCGGACTTGGTGATAAGTGAAGCGATCGGTCGCATCGCCTCCTGCAACTCGTCTGCTGTGTAGACCAAAGAATTCCTTCTCATCTCAGGCGCCGTTTCTGTGCTCATCGACGCCACAACGCTATGTAGCAGCCTGGCCTACCTGACGTCAATAAACAAAATCGCGCAGATTGTAGGGCACGCGCTGAGGCCCCCCCGACGCCGGGCCAGGGGGCGGCAGGGTGAGGGCGGCGCGGATGGCTCTCTCCTGCGCCTGGGCCAGGGCCGGGTCGGGCGCGTCCACGCCGTCGGCCGCGGCCAGGGCCAGATAGGGGGCATCCGGGTCGGGCTGGAAAGGGCTGAAGTAGATCAGGTCGCCCGCGGCCAGGGCCATGGCGTCGAGGATGGCGGTGGTGTCGGCGATGTGGCCGCGGTCGAAGCGCCGCCCGCCCACGCCCGTGAGCACGATCACGCCTACCTGCACACCCGCCGCTTTCAGCCGGCGCACGGCATCGAGCATAGCGGCGGCGGTGCTGGGTTTGCGCAGCCAGGCCAACAGCGGCTCGTGCCCGCTTTCCAGGCCGATGTAGACGCGGCGCAACCCCAGGCGGCGCAGCGCCCGGAAATCGTCCACCGTCTTGCGCTCGGCGCTGAGGCCATCGATGAAGGCATAGAGGCCGGTGATGCCGGTGGGATGGGCGGCCAACCAGGGGCGGCGCTGGCCGGGCGGCAGGTCATCGGGCATGATCTCGAAAGCGCGATGGAGGACATCGAGCAGGGGCAGCAGGCGCGACTGAGGCATGATCAAGGCATTGGCGTCGGCCAGGAAGATGCTGCGGCGCAGAAGCAGGCCGGGGCCGAAGAAAGCGCGCACGGCTTCGATGTGGCGGGCGAACTCGTCTTCGCTCTTGATGCGGAAGCGCACGCCGCGATAGAGGGCGCAAAACGTGCAGGTGTTGAACGAACAGCCCTCGGTGGCCTGCAACACCAGGGCCTGGTATTGGTCGGGCGGCAGGATGGCGACGGGGCGATAGATGGCGCCAAAGCGGGCGACATCGGCGGCGTAGTCGAAGCTCAGGCCGCGCTCCACCACCTGGGCAAACTCCGGCTGCAGGTCGAGCGCCGCCAATTGGCCCAGATCGGCGCGCAACTGGGCCAATAACTCCGCGGTCTCGCCTTCGTCCAACCAGAGGCGCTGCCGCGGGGCGCCGGCCTGGCGCCAGCGCGCCAGCACCCGGCCATCCAGCCCTCGCCGCAGGTTGCGCCCCTCGCGAAAGGCCCCGATCAAGCGCCCGGCCAGGTCGAGCGTGTAGACCAGGCCGCCGCTGAGACTGATGTTGAGGGCGTCATCGAGCCGAAGATGGGCCTGGCGACCGTCGGCAAGACGGAGGTCGTGATGCATGTGGGCGGTTCGGCTATCGTGTCTTGCTTCGTGTGCGTCACGCCTGACCTGGCTGCCCCCTCGCCAGGACATCGCTGCCGGGTTCATCAACTGGCACGTCGCCGGCTTCTTCCTCAGCCGCTTCGTCCTCGCCTGCCCCGGCTTCGTCTTCTTCCTCTTCATCCTTGCCGCTGTGCAACTCTTGCATGCGGTCGTGCGCGGCCTGGAGCGCCGCCAGCACCCGGCCGTTGATCGAATCGGCGGGGTAGTTGCCTTCCTCGTCCATCTCGCCCATCGCCAGCCCCGTCAGCACTTCCAGCGCCTGGTCGACCGTCGTCACCGCCAACAGATGGAAGCGCCCGTTGGCTACGGCTTCCACCACATCCTCGCGCAAGACCAGATGCTCGACATTGGCCTGCGGCACGATCACGCCCTGGCTGCCCGTCAGTTCGCCCAAGGCCCGGCAGGTGTCGAAAAAGCCCTCCACCTTCTCGTTCACGCCGCCGATGGGCTGCACATCGCCGTGCTGGTTGATCGAGCCGGTGATGGCCAGGTCCTGGCGCAGGGGCAGGTCGGCGATGGCCGAAAGCAGGACGCACAGCTCGGCCACCGAGGCGCTGTCGCCCTCGACCCCCGCGTACGACTGCTCGAAAACCAGGGTGGCGTGCAGACTGAGCGGCAGGAGGCGGGCGTAGCGGCCGGAGAGGAAGGAACTGAGGATCATCACCGCTTTGGAGTGGATGGGGCCGCTGAGCCGGGCCTCGCGCTCGATGTCGATCACCCCCCCGCGCCCAAGAAAGGTGCGGGCGGTGATGCGGCTGGGGACGCCGAAGCTGCTGTTGCCCAGTTGCAGCACCGAAAGGCCGTTGATCTGGCCCACACGCTCGCCACCCACTGACATCAACATGATCCCGCGCCCGGTTTCCTCGCGCACCCATTCTTCGTAGCGATTCCCGCGCTGGCGTTTCTCGTCGATGGCCTGTTGGACATCAGCCGCCGTCACCAGGTCGCGGCCGTTCTGTCCGGCCCAGTAGCTGGCCTCTGTCACCAGGTCGGCGATATCGCGGAAGCGGGTGGACAGATAACGCTGGTCGCCCACCAGCCGCGAGCCGAAATCCACCACCTGCGCCGCTGCCGCCGGCAAGAAATGGCGTTCGTTCTGCTGCCGGCAGAGGGTGGCAATGAACTGCGCATAGTCCTGGATGTGTTCGGCATCGCGCGGCATGCGGTCGTCGAAATCGGCCTGCACCTTGAACAGCTCGTCGAAATCTTCATCGTAGGACGACAACAGATAATAGAGATAAGAAGACCCCGCCAACACCACCTTCAGGTTCAGGGGGATAGGCTCCGGCTCCAGGACCGAGGTGGAGATCAGCCCCAACGATTGGGCGTACTCCTCCACCCGCACCACCCGTTCCTTCAGCGCCCGCTTGAGCGCGTCCCAGGCCTGCGGTCGTTCCAGCACGGCGGTGGCATCCAACACCAGGTAGCCGCCGTTGGCGCGGTGCAATGCGCCCGGCCGCACCATCGTGAAATCGGTGAACAGCGCCCCCATCACCGCCTGGTGCTCCACCCGCCCGACCAGATTGGCGAAATTGGGGTTGCTCTCGTACACCACCGGCGCGCCGAGGCCATCGCCATTGTCCACGAATAAGTTGATGCTATAGCGGCGCAATAAGCCTTCGGCCCCCACAGCCTGCATCGCCGCCTGCAGATCGCCAGCCTTGCCATCCCCGCCCTTGAAGGCTTCGACATTGGCGACCAGATCTTCGGTCATGGTCTGCAAGTGGCGCTGGACATCGGGCAGGTCGTCGAAGCGGCTGTGCAGTTCGGCCAGGGGATGTTGGATGGTGAGCCGGGCAACGCTTTCATCCAGGGCTGACATCTCGGCGTTGGCCTGGTTTTCGCGCTGGCGCATCTTGATGATGGCGGTATCCAGATCTGCCTGGAGTTTTTCGCGCAGTTTCAGCAGCTTGTCGCGCTGTTCTTCGGTCAGTTGTTCGAACTGGGCGTCGGTGATCGGTTTGCCGCCGATGACCGGGGTGAGCATGAAGCCGCCGGGCAGCCGGATGAGCGAGAAGTTGTATTTCTCCACCTGCTCGCTGATCTGGCGGAAGCGGGCTTCGTGGTCTTCTTTGAGGGCGGCGATGATCTTGTCGCGCTCTTTGACGTAGTCTTCGCTCTCGAACGCGGCCGGGATGGCGCGCTGAAGCTCTTTGACCAGGGCTTCCAGATCGGTTCGTAGCGCCCGGCCCTTGCCTGCCGGCACCAGGATGGCGTTGGGATGCGACGGATCCTGAAAATTGTGGACGTAAATCCAGTCGCCGGCCGGGGCCAGGCGGGCGGCGTCGGCCTGGATGAACTGGCGCACAGCGGTGGATTTGCCGGTGCCGGCCGGCCCGACGACGAAGATGTTGTAGCCTTTGGCGCTCATCCCCATGCCGAACTGCAGGGCGCGCAAGGCCCGCTGCTGGCCGATGATGCCGGGGAGGTCGGGCAAGTCGGCGGTGGAGGTGAAGTTGAACTGGCCGGGGTCGCAGAACGGGCGGATTTGGGCGGCGGTGAGGGCAGTAAGAGATGACATGCTAGGCTCCTGATCGGCGTTTTGTCCTGGCGCGGCCCACCCATCCGGCCAGCCCGGCCAGCCCGCCTGCCAACAGCAGCACGGTGGCCGGTTCCGGGATTTCGGGCGGGGGCGGCGGCCCGGTGATGATCACCTGCACCCGGTTGGAATCGCGCTGGTTGCCTTCAGCGAAGGTCACAAAGGCGCTGTTGTGCAGTGTGACCGGGGTCTGGACGGGGAGAGACGCCTTGACCCGGGCTTTGATCGTGACCAACACCTGTTGGCCTGGGTTCAGTGTCCCGATCTGAACCATGACTTTGTGGGCGGCGGCATCGTAGCTGGCGGTTCCCTGGCTGCTGCTGGCGCTCACGTTCTCGAGAAAGCTGCTGAGGGGGTCGCTGAGGATGACTTGGGTGGCAGGGGCGTTGCCCTGGTTGCCGACGGTCAGGGTGAAGGTGATGGGGGCGGTGGTGAAGATGCTGGCGCTGCTGGCGGCCTTCGTCACCGCCGGATCGACGACCGAGCTAAAGAGCAACTCGTGCGAGGCCGTGACCGGGGCGGCGTTGGCGGCGCCGAGCCTGGCGTTGTTGACCAGCAACAGCTCAGCCTGATCGCCCGTCCCGCCCACCTCCGGCAGCTGGTTGCGCGCCACCCGCACCTCGAAGCTCAGGCAGGTCTCTGGCCCCGGCGCCAGATCGCCCAGATCCCAGGTCAGGCGATGAGGGGCGGGGTCATAAACGCCGGTGGAGGAGCCGGGCAGGTAGTCGAGATTGGCCGGCAGATCATCGGTCAGCGTCGCGGCGCTGGCGGTTTCATCGCCGGTGTTCTGGAAGCACAGCCGGTAGGCAAAGACATCCCCCAACACCACCGGGCCTGTCACCGCCGCCGTTTTGCTCAGGCGCAGGGCCGGCCCCGAACCAGCGGCCCGGCCGGCCGGCGCCGCCCCCAGAGTCAAAAGAAGCACGAGCATGAGTAACACGCCTGGGCGAGGACGACCGGCTGCGTCTCTCATCGCTGTTTGCAGTCGCTGCCGAAGTAGTGCGAACATGCTCGTGCTTTCATTCATGGCATGGGCGCTGGCGTGAAGGCCAGCAGAAGCGGGAGGTGGGGTTGGGGCTGCGGCGGCGTGAGTGAAGACGCCGGCCGGCCGCGCCCCGACCCGGACGGGTTAGCGGGAGCGAAGCGCGTCGCGAATCTCGGTCAGCAGCTTCTCTTCGGTCGAGGGGCCAGGCGGCGGCGCCGCGGCTTCTTGCTTCTTGAAGCGTTGGTAGGGGACGACGACGAAATAGTAGACGACCAGGGCGATGAGGATGAAGTTGACCACTGCGGTCAGAAACGAGCCGTACTTGATCACGCTGTTGTTGAGCGTCAGCGTCAAGTCGTCGAAGCTGGGGGTGCCGACGAAGATGCCGATGATGGGCATGAGCACGTTTTCGACCAACGAGGTGATCACGGCGCCAATGGCCGCAGCCATGATCAGACCCACAGCGATGTCGATCAGGCTACCCTTGAAAGCGAATTCCTTGAAACCCTTGAACATCGTTGTTCCTCCTGAGAGTGGGGAAGGGGAAAATGGGATGAGAGATGAAACAGCGGCTCCATTCTAGCAGGCTGGATGCGCCCCGACAAGTCCGCCTCACTCCCCCGCCCGCGGCGGCAGACTACGACACCAGCACGTAGCCAAAGCCCCGCACCGTGCGCAGAAACTGGACATCGCGGCGGGTGGGGTGCTGGAGTTTCTGGCGGAGCCGCCAGACCAGCACCCTGAGTGTATCCAGCGAGATCTGTTCGTCCAACGCCCACATCGCCGACCGCAGCTGGTCGTGCAGGACGACCTGATCGGCATGTTCGGCCAGATAGACGAGCAGGCGGTACTCGTTGTGCGACAGCGTCAGCAACTCGTCGTTGACCCATGCTCGCTGCAAGGTGGTGTTGATGCGAATCGTACCTTCGCCGACGACCAGGAGATCGGAAGCAATCGGCGGCGAGGCGGCGGCGCCGTTATCGGCTGCGGGTGCACTCTCGGAGACCAGGCGATAGCGGGCCGGCTGACTCTCGTCTTTGACCGGCAACCACAATGCAAACGAAGTCGTCTGCCCGTCCCTTGTCGCCTCACTTTGTCTGATCTCGGTCGATAGCCGCCCCCCGTGTCCCTCGGCGATGAGCCGCGCCCTGGCCAGGCGGAATTCGGACACGCGTTCCTCGTCCGTCAACCGCACCGAGCGCAGCGATGACGCCGGCTCGCTGGCCCTTGCCTCCACACCGAAGCGGATGATCACCCACCGATCCCAGGTGTGTGCTCGCGCCAGCAACACCTGGCTGCGGGTGCGGGTCAGGGAGACATCGATCAAAACGCCGAGGGCTTCTTCCAGCAAGGTCGGATCGCCAACGATGGCGGGAAGTGGCTGCTTCAGCTCCAGGTCGAGGCGGACGCCGCGCAATCGGGCCAGGTCGCGCCACATGCCTACGATCTGCTCCATCGTCTCGGCCAGGTCGATGGGCATCCAGCGCATGTCGGTCAGCGCCGTTTCGATGTGCTGGATGCTTTCCACGTCCTTGATCAGCGAATGCACCTTGCGGGCGTTCTTGCGGATGGCATCGAGGGCATCGACAGACTGGGGGGCAGGCGCCGATTCGGCGGTGGTGCGCAGCCATTCGGCGTAGCCTTCGACCAGGGTAAGGGCCGAACGGATGTCGATCACGATCAGATCGAGCAGGGCGCGACGCTCGCGATCCAGGCTGGTGAGGCGGTCGTGGGCCTTGCGCAACTCCTGCGCCTGCCTCTCCATCTGTTCCTGCAGCAGGGTCAGTTCGTTTCGTTGTTGGCGCAACGATTGCTCGGCCAACGCCTCGGCCTCCATCTGCCGCACCGCCAGGACGAGGCCGGTCTGGCCGGGGTGGGGCATGATCAGCACATCGCAGGGGCGCAGGTGGTCTTCGTCCAGCAGCAGACCGGGCAGCCGCCAGGGTGGCGCCACTGCCCGGGCGATGCTTTGCAGCTCGTCCTCCAACCCGGCCAGCGAGGGGAAGACATCGGCCACCGGCCAGCCCGCCAACGACCGCCGCCGGTACTCGACGAAATTCGAGGTGGCGGCCTTGATCAGCAGTTGTTCATCCACGACGGCCATCATCAGCCCCAGACGCTCGCAGATAGTCAGCATGTCGTCGGTATCGAGGTCGAGGCTTGTGGGCGTGTGGTTCATGGCCCAGGCCGTGGCTGAGGCCGTGGCTGAGGCCAGGCGGCTGGCGTTACGCCGGTGCATCTCTTGTTGGGCCGGCGCCATTGCGGCCGTGACGTCCACTAGCGTGATCAGCAGGCCGGCCGGTTGTGTGTGTGCTTCGACGCGGATATCGAAGTAGCCGGGCGCCGCCGACGGGGCCAGGCGATGGACGACGCCGTGTAATTCCCAGGCCGGCGTGCGGCCCTGGGCCACGGCCAGGAGGGTCTCGTCGGCGCCGGCAAAGGCCGGCAGCACCTCGGCCAGGTGGATGCCCG
Coding sequences within:
- a CDS encoding DUF11 domain-containing protein; protein product: MLVLLLTLGAAPAGRAAGSGPALRLSKTAAVTGPVVLGDVFAYRLCFQNTGDETASAATLTDDLPANLDYLPGSSTGVYDPAPHRLTWDLGDLAPGPETCLSFEVRVARNQLPEVGGTGDQAELLLVNNARLGAANAAPVTASHELLFSSVVDPAVTKAASSASIFTTAPITFTLTVGNQGNAPATQVILSDPLSSFLENVSASSSQGTASYDAAAHKVMVQIGTLNPGQQVLVTIKARVKASLPVQTPVTLHNSAFVTFAEGNQRDSNRVQVIITGPPPPPEIPEPATVLLLAGGLAGLAGWVGRARTKRRSGA
- the mscL gene encoding large conductance mechanosensitive channel protein MscL, producing the protein MFKGFKEFAFKGSLIDIAVGLIMAAAIGAVITSLVENVLMPIIGIFVGTPSFDDLTLTLNNSVIKYGSFLTAVVNFILIALVVYYFVVVPYQRFKKQEAAAPPPGPSTEEKLLTEIRDALRSR
- a CDS encoding winged helix-turn-helix domain-containing protein — encoded protein: MSTSSSRPDQPPPSPGAAYALVDDDLRVQEASAGFWAVVGRRQPGIHLAEVLPAFAGADETLLAVAQGRTPAWELHGVVHRLAPSAAPGYFDIRVEAHTQPAGLLITLVDVTAAMAPAQQEMHRRNASRLASATASATAWAMNHTPTSLDLDTDDMLTICERLGLMMAVVDEQLLIKAATSNFVEYRRRSLAGWPVADVFPSLAGLEDELQSIARAVAPPWRLPGLLLDEDHLRPCDVLIMPHPGQTGLVLAVRQMEAEALAEQSLRQQRNELTLLQEQMERQAQELRKAHDRLTSLDRERRALLDLIVIDIRSALTLVEGYAEWLRTTAESAPAPQSVDALDAIRKNARKVHSLIKDVESIQHIETALTDMRWMPIDLAETMEQIVGMWRDLARLRGVRLDLELKQPLPAIVGDPTLLEEALGVLIDVSLTRTRSQVLLARAHTWDRWVIIRFGVEARASEPASSLRSVRLTDEERVSEFRLARARLIAEGHGGRLSTEIRQSEATRDGQTTSFALWLPVKDESQPARYRLVSESAPAADNGAAASPPIASDLLVVGEGTIRINTTLQRAWVNDELLTLSHNEYRLLVYLAEHADQVVLHDQLRSAMWALDEQISLDTLRVLVWRLRQKLQHPTRRDVQFLRTVRGFGYVLVS